The following are encoded together in the Cervus elaphus chromosome 23, mCerEla1.1, whole genome shotgun sequence genome:
- the BAMBI gene encoding BMP and activin membrane-bound inhibitor homolog: MDRHSSYIFIWLQLELCAMAVLLTKGEIRCYCDAAHCVATGYMCKSELSACFSRLLDPQNTNSPLTHGCLDSLASTADICQARQARNHSGSPSPSLECCHEDMCNYRGLQDVLTPPKGEASGQGNRHQHDGSRNLITKVQELTSSKELWFRAAVIAVPIAGGLILVLLIMLALRMLRSENRRLQEQRQQMLSRLHYSFHGQHSKKGQVAKLDLECMVPVSGHENCCLTCDKMRQADLSHDRILSLVHWGMYSGHGKLEFV; the protein is encoded by the exons ATGGATCGCCACTCCAGCTACATCTTCATCTGGCTGCAGCTTGAACTCTGCGCCATGGCGGTACTGCTCACCAAAG GTGAAATCAGATGTTACTGTGATGCAGCCCACTGCGTGGCTACTGGTTATATGTGTAAATCTGAGCTGAGCGCCTGCTTCTCCAGACTTCTGGATCCTCAGAACACCAATTCCCCGCTCACCCATGGCTGCCTGGACTCCCTAGCAAGCACAGCGGACATCTGCCAAGCCAGACAGGCTCGCAACCACTCCGGCAGTCCCTCGCCCTCCTTGGAGTGCTGTCACGAAGACATGTGCAACTATAGGGGGCTACAGGACGTCCTCACCCCACCCAAGGGGGAGGCCTCAG GACAAGGGAATAGGCATCAGCACGATGGTAGCAGAAACCTCATCACCAAAGTGCAGGAGCTGACGTCCTCCAAAGAGCTGTGGTTCCGGGCGGCGGTGATCGCAGTTCCCATCGCCGGGGGGCTGATCCTGGTGTTGCTCATTATGCTGGCCCTGAGGATGCTGCGGAGCGAGAACCGGAGGCTGCAGGAGCAGCGGCAGCAAATGCTCTCGCGTTTGCACTACAGCTTCCACGGGCAGCACTCCAAAAAGGGGCAGGTGGCGAAGCTGGACTTGGAATGCATGGTGCCCGTGAGCGGCCACGAGAACTGCTGTCTGACCTGCGACAAGATGAGACAGGCCGACCTCAGCCACGACCGCATCCTGTCGCTGGTGCACTGGGGCATGTACAGCGGGCACGGGAAGCTGGAGTTCGTATGA